The DNA window GAGCTTTGATGCAATCCTGGGGGCTAAACGGCCGCCTACGGATGCTGAGCAGGAGGAAATTGCCCCGATCGGAGAGGCCTGTAGTCTGCCCCACGGCGAGCAAATTGCTTACTTGAGGGATGGCTTCTTCATCCGTGACGATTCCAACTACTTCAAGGAGCACGGGATCACCTTTAACTTGGTCGTAGATGAAGAGCACGATAGCTACGATCGGATCTTCGAGGAGAGCAAGAAGAAGCTGGTCAGTGAGAGAGTTAAACCGCCTCATGTCATTGCCGGTCTTCACCGTCTGATGGAGACGATCACGGCAGAGTATGGCCCAGATGATGATGAGCCCATCGCGTTCAACGAAACAGTTGACCTGATGAATGATTTCCGGCGGCACTACGAACAGGACTGCGAAACCAGTGTAGGTCTGGATGACATCCTTCAGATGTGCTCTGGGAATGTGGGTCATATTACGATCAACAACCGTGACGTTGAGCAAATCCTTGCACTGTCACGGAATATCTTCAGCTTGACGCCTCGGCGCTTCTACAACGAGGAAGCGCTAAAAAGAATCCGCATGCGTTCAGTCTGCGGAAAGAGCGAGATTCGTCTGTACTTTGATGATGGCGCTCCGTGCACCGATCCGACCCTACATGACTTCCTGCAGGTCATGCTCTGTGCGCTCTATGCATGCTCCAAAATTTCTCAGGACAGCCCTCTGCAGCATCTGCTGGAGTTGGGTGAGGATGCTACTCAGAACGCCCCTCTGTCTGAGTTCATCAAGAAGTCTCGCCAACACCGATCCTACGTAGCATCCGTATTCGACCGTGCCAAGGATGCGGAGATCTTTGTTGATGCGTTCTTCACCTTTTTCGCCCCGAAGATCGTGTTTTCCTTGGTAAAGGTAGGCACGATCCCCTTCGGTGGCGACGCAGTGAAGAACCGGGTCTTCGTCGATTTCCACATCGACCTGATCTTGGAGTTGCCCGAGGTCAAGTTGCTTCGAATCCTGCATGGAACCCAGAATAGCGTTATGTGCCTGAGCGCCACGACTGGCTTCAAGGATTCCTACTCCGGCAACTTCTCTAGGAAAATGCTCGCTCGCTATGGGGAGGCTGCTCCCAATAACCTTGATGTGCGTGTGGTTCTGCGTTCTCAAGATGATGTGTGCGCGATGGCAGATCTTCGAGATGCCCGCGCCAAGGCCAGAACGGTGGAAATCAGGCCCTTCCACAATACGTCTGCCGATCACGTCAGCGGTCTGCGGGATGAACCGACGTTCAAGAGTGCATACAGATTTTGGTCAGGTCTGCTGCTCCCACCTGGCTACCACGAAAACAAGTATCGAATGTCTGCATATCGCAGGCAGATCGAGGCAATGCTCATGGCGGCTTGGGATGAGAAGAACACCTTCGTTCTTTCCCTCAATAATCGCTTTGCGGAGCTCTTCAAGAACCTGTTCGCACAAGATAGTAATGGCCAACTTCGAGGGCTCAGCCGGCTCTATCAAGATAAGATATTCGAGCTCAAACCCTTTGAGGGCAAAACTAAGATTAGGGTCATCCTCTTCAGTGCTCAGCTGGCGAGGGAGATCGACATCGACAAGTATCTCAAGGTAGATGCTGATACACGGATCTGCTTGATCTCTGCCTATGGCAGCGCCGGCACCGGCCTGAATCTGTTCGTAGAGCGGGCAGAAGACAACTTCTACCAGGACTTTGATCGTCTGGTGTTGGTGAATACCCCTTTCTACAGCGCGATCCGTGAGAAAGACACTGGCCTCAATACAGTTAAAAATCACATCCTTTTGCTCAAGCACATCTCATCGGGGGCGAGCGAGGCTATTCGATTGGCAGAGTTCGATTCCAATCTGATGCAGCCTAAGAACCGACGTATTCTGAATCAGGAACACGATCTGGCGGTTCTCAAGGCGATCATTCAGGCTGTAGGGCGAGTCGAGCGGCGTGACAGCTATCTCCATAGCGAGATTTTTTTGCCCAGTGACGTCATTGATGATCTGGTGGTGCGCTATAGCCAGCTTCGCCGAAACGGTAACGACTTGCTCATTAACAGCCTCTCGTTGCTGAATCATAGACTCATGCAATTCTGCCTGGAGGAAGCAGAAAGCCGATGTTTCGCAACCAGGGAAGAGCGTGAGAAGTTCACCGCTACTGTGGCTAGCGCAGCCGGTGATATCGAGGACTTCTTCAAAGGAGCATTCCGCAGCAAGATTCTGAGAAGCGCGCGTGAAGGCAATCGTGATGCGATGTCGTTCAACGAGATGCTTAGATTGCCGGAGAGCATTACCGCCCCGGAAAAGTACCTAAGCATGCTGCTGTCATCACCGTTGGTGAAGGCCTCCACATACTACCAGGAGGTCATCAGCGCTTTTTACTTACCGAAGCAAATCACAGATCGGATCACTGTCTGCACTACCTCGGAGAGCTCCCTTCACCTCAGCGATCTATTGCACGGGCAGACCGTCTACCAGCCAGGAAAATGGCTTGTGCCCGACTACGTGCGTGCTGATGGCGAAAATCGCGATGAGGGCCCTGGGATCATCAACATGGCATGCAATATGGCCAACGGCGGGATTGATGTGCATCTGCCGAATCCTGCGCTGATCCCTTTGTTGAAGGGGAATGTCGGGGAATTTATTTTCTCGAAAGTGCTATCCGCACTTGGCGTTTCGCCGCTGAGCTTGGATGAGTTGGTCGATCTGCTGGGGCCTGCAGTATACGAGCGCTATGACACCTATGTTCATGATGAAAACACCCTGATCTGCATTGATGTGAAGCGCTGGTCGGGAAGCCTGGCAAACGAAGACCTATCTCTGAAAACCCTGCGCAGTGCTGAAACCAAAAGAAAGGAAATTTCCGAGTTGTGTGAACGCCTGAATCTGAAACCACGTTTCCTCTACGTCAACACACAACCCGACGACAACAGCCTGAATGCTGAACGCGAGTTTAATGCCGGGGAGTCCATTCATTTTCTGAACGCCTTCAAGAAAATCACTCAGTACGTACCTCTCACAGGCACGACACGCATGCACAGAGTCGATGACCGCTTGATGATCAATCCCACTTTGGTACAGCTGCTAAGGAACGCGCAATGACCCTATTCAATCTTCTGGAGTCTGGTACCGCCGCGAAGGCGCGCACGAACATGCTGCGTCTGCCTGGCGACCTTGAGGGCATCATCGATCGCTTGTCGGCTCCCAGCGAGGGGATTGGTCACATTCAGGCAGCAGTTGTCGAAGTCACCAGGAGAGCCGGAGAAGAAGCTGCTGCGTATTACCAACGAGTCGACTCGACCATCAAGGATTTTATTCGCAAAACCCTCGGTATTCCCGACTCGACGCAGGTGCACTACAGCAAATTTAACGGCAGAAAAGGGCTATTCGGCTTTTTCTACCTCAGTACTCTGGTATCAGCGCCTGGCCAAGTTCGCCAGGTGATTGCTGAATACTCACTCAATCCCAGTTATGCGATTCAGGCGCTGCTGGATTTGAAGCTCAAGCTTTCGTACCTATCGGACGTTAACAAAAATTACGAGATAGCTCCAGTTGAGTACAACGCGGATCTGTATATTGGGCTTGTGCTTAGCCGTACTGCCAGAAATGGCACTAGCGTGTTTGAGGCCCTGGAGTACGATCTGTACTTCTCCAAAGAGCAAGAGCTCGTCGTTACCTTAAAACGAGCTGTTATGGAGTGCACTCCATCCCAGAACACCGTGAGTAGACCATTCACTGATTCTGGCATGCTGATGTTCGATTGGGCTGGTAAGCGCTTTCAGCGCTCTCGGTCACTCAGTGCAACCACCAACAGTGATCGCAACTACATGGCGTTTGCCACAGGCAACCCCAACGCGAAAGCGCTCGACCAGTATCACAACAGCATTAACTACCATCAGACTGACTGCCTGAACCGTCTGGAGCGGTTGCTGGAGCATGCTGACGTTGAGTTCAGTCCTGTTGTTTATGAGGCCACGCACCAAGTCAAAGCCTTCTTGGAAGGGCTTCCGACCATGTCTAATCCGCTCTGGTTACTCGATACGGCCAAGAGCCCTTCGGATAACCAGGCCTGGCTCAGCGCGATCGCTACGCTGGCTAGCAAGTTTGGTGCGTCCAGGGTGGTGGCCGCTGACAGCCTACCGGCACCCACTGCGCTTGAGGTGGGCTCTACGAACTACCTCGTTGTCAATGAGAAGGTCAAGACTCCAGGTGGGAGCAAAAATGGCTCTAGCATCCTCAAAACCAATGCCGAAGGCGATAAGTCGTACAACAGCTTCTGGCAGGCTCTCAACGCTCAACAGCGCAACCCGGATGCAGAATTTGATTACTACACATCAGTAAAGCTGCATCGCTTCACCGCGGCGGTCGACTTGATCTGTCAGGGCTTTGATGTAGTCCCTAAAAAGCGCTTATCGGAAGCGGCTATCGAAAAGAGCCTGCAGGAACTGGCTCTGAAAGAGTCCATTTTCAGAGACAAGGCTCTGACAATCAGCGGTGCGAAATTGCCGATGCATTCGCTACAACTGGTTAGCTGCAGAAGGGACTGGAATGAGAATGTCTACATTCAGGTTCTCGATATAGCTGTCGGTGGCGAGACGATCAAAATCGAAAGCTCTCGTCGATTTGACGAGAGCTCTAAAGGCGAGTTCAACCACGAATTCAAGCAGCTCGGTACAGTTTTTGGGAAGGACGGCACGAAAGCGTTCGATGCCCTCTGGAACAGCGCATTTCTGATCCGCGACAAGCGCTCTAACACCTGGCTGAACGCCTACAACACCCTTCGGGTTCCCGCCATCATCGGGAATACCCTTTTCGACAACCAGGAACGTCAAGATAGCGGTATTTCCCCTTCGCGCGAGGTTGCTGTCGAAAAGGCTTCACTTCCGTACTATCTGACGCCGACCAAGCAGAAACAGCGCCATAGCATCTTTATCCAAGACAATGGTGTAGACGGTGCGTGGTACTTTGTTTCGTCTAACAAAGCGGCCAATAACACTATTGCGAAGCAAAGCCTTGCTTATAACGTCGTTGTTACCGGTGAGAATGGTGTCCGGATTCCAGTGCTGACCCATCCGCTCGGCGAACTGTTCTTTTCCACCTTTACCTACGACATCGTGAAGCTCCGAGAGTCGGCCAAGAGCTCAATTCTTCAGAAGATTGTGGAACTCTATCTGCATAACTAGCAGTCGCGATTCACTTCACCATCAAACGGGCTAGCTGCGTTACTGCTTTGAGGCGACCTCCTTCCATGAACTCTACGCGGCAGCCTGGTGAACATCAGTAAGGTGCATGAGGTTGTTGCCGTCTCCTATAGGTGTACACGGGCTTTGCGCAGAGCAACGCCCAGCCTCTGGTTGCTGGTTCCTTAGGCATGAATGCACCAATAAGCCGACCATGCTGGCAAAAAGCTGTGAGTCTGGCTTTACCCGTCCTCAGCCAATGGATAAGGTGACGGGCATCACAGCATGGCAGGCCGCGGTATCCCAGGGATGGCCCTCCAATCTGTACTGCCCGCTCGGTCAGTACGCTATAAAGTCGTCCCCGTTCGGCTCAAAGCCTTTTTGCCATTACCGTTTAAGTATCGGCGAGCCCACTGCATAGGGCTCGCATGAGGAGTTATGCATGACAGATCTGGCCCTGTTACCTCAGGCCCTGCTTGCCGCCGTGCCTGCCGACGGCAGCATCGGCAACCAGTCGCTGTTCGAGCAATTGCGTGGGCAGTTTTCCGAGGTGTCCGAGGAGCAGTTCTGGGCGGCGCGCGATGCCCTGATCAAGCAAGGCGTGCTGGTTAAAGGTCGTGGTCGCGGCGGTTCGGTGCTCCGCGCGCAAGCTGCAGGTGGCAGCCTGGCCGAGCAGACACTGAGAAAATCGCGCGCGAGCTTCGAGCCTACAGCCGCCGCAGAGGCGTCAGCTAAATATGTGGTTGAAGCCGCAGCCTCGGTGAAAAAGGTTAGGGCGGTCAAGGTGCAGCAGGCCACCAGCATTGAGGCTATGGAGAAGACCCTGTGGGCCACCGCCGACAAGCTGCGCGCCAATATGGACGCCGCCGAATACAAGCACATCGTACTTGGGTTGATCTTTCTCAAGTACATTTCCGACAGTTTTGCCGGCCGCCGCGCCGAGCTGGAACGCAAGCTGACTGACGAGAGCGACGACTACTACCTGGGCGATGACGACCCGGAGGCGCTCAATGCCGAACTGGAAGACCGCGATTACTACCGTGAGGTCAACGTGTTCTGGGTGCCGGAAGTGGCGCGCTGGGAGTCGATCCGCGCCGCCGCCAAGCAGGTGGATATCGGCAAGCGCATCGACGAAGCCCTGGCTGCCATCGAGGCGGAAAACCCCAAGCTGAAGAACATCCTCGACAAACGCTATGCTCGTGCTCAGTTACCAGACGGCAAGCTAGGTGAGCTGGTGGACCTGATCTCCACCATCGGCTTCGGTGACGACGCTGGCAAGGCGCGCGATTTGCTCGGCCAGGTCTACGAATACTTCCTCGGTCAGTTCGCCAGCGCCGAGGGCAAAAAGGGCGGGCAGTTCTATACCCCGGCCAGCATTGTGAAAACCCTGGTGGCGGTGCTCAATCCGCACCACGGCAAGGTGTACGACCCCTGCTGCGGCTCGGGTGGCATGTTCGTGCAATCGGAAAAGTTCATCGAAGCCCACGGCGGAAAACTGGGCGATGTATCCATCTACGGCCAGGAGTCCAACCCCACCACCTGGCGCCTGGCAGCGATGAACCTGGCCATTCGCGGCATCGACTTCAACCTCGGCAAAGAGCCGGCGGATACCTTTATCCGCAACCAGCATAGCGATCTGCGCGCCGACTTCGTGCTGGCCAACCCGCCGTTCAATATCAGCGACTGGTGGCACGGCAGCCTGGAAGGCGACCCGCGCTGGGTCTACGGTACTCCGCCGCAGGGCAACGCCAACTACGCATGGCTGCAACATATGCTCTGCCACCTCAAGCCCAGCGGCCGCGCCGGCATCGTGCTGGCCAATGGCTCCATGAGCTCCAGCCAGAACAGCGAAGGCGAGATTCGCCGCGCGATGGTCGAGGCCGACGTGGTCGAAGTGATGGTCGCGCTGCCCGGTCAGCTGTTCTTCAATACAACGATTCCTGCCTGTCTGTGGTTCCTTGCCAAGGACAAGCGTCATGCCCTCAGTACTGGCGGGATCGACCGTAGCGGGCAGGTGCTGTTTATCGACGCGCGCAAGCTCGGCACCAACGTTAGCCGGGTGCAGATTGAACTGACCGATGCCGATATCGAACGCATTGCCAGCACCGTGGCGGCCTGGCGCGGTGAGGCTCTGGATGAGGAAGGGCAGGTTGGCGAGTACTCCGATATCCCAGGCTTCTGCCGCAGCGTCACTCTCAATGAGGTTGCCGAACATAGCCACGTTCTGACGCCGGGCCGCTATGTCGGTGCCGAGGAAGTGGAAGATGACGACGAAGCCTTTGCCGAGAAGATGCAGCGGCTGACCAAGCAGCTGGGCGAGCAGATGCACAAGGGCGCGGAACTCGATCAGTTGATCCGGCAGAAGCTAGGGGGGCTGGGGTATGAGTTCTGATTGGAGGTGTATTTCGCTTAAGGATGCCGTGGAGTTCATTGTTGATAATCGTGGTAGAACTGCCCCGATAGTAGAGAAGGGAATAGCTCTAATCGCCACTAATTGCGTCAATAACAAATATCTTTACCCTCAAAAGCTGAATCTCCGCTATGTTGGTCAACAGATTTACGATACATGGTTTCGTGCACATCCGAAGCCAGGAGACATAATTCTGACAAATAAGGGTAGTCAGAATGGAGCTGTTTGCCTTGTCCCTAATCCTGTAGATTTTTGCATCGCGCAGGATATGGTCGCACTAAGGGCTGACGCTAAGAAACTGTACCCGTTGTACTTGTTTGCAGCACTTCGCTCGGATCTTGTTCAGCAGAGAATTAGGGCGTTGAATGTAGATGCCGTCATTCCTCATCTTAAGAAAACGGATTTTGACAAACTGTTAATCCCGCTTCCAGGTTCTGAAATACAGCGCTGGGTTGGAGACTGTTACTTCCAGTTGAGTAGCCGTATTGAATTACTTCGAGAGACTAACGCCACCCTGGAAGCAATCGCTCAGGCGCTGTTCAAGTCCTGGTTCGTCGATTTCGACCCCGTGCGCGCCAAGGCTGAAGGCCGCCAGCCGGAAGGTATGGACGCCACCAGCACCGCCCTGTTCCCCGATAGCTTCGAAGAGTCCGAGCTGGGCTTGGTGCCGAAGGGGTGGGCCTGTGGTGCATTATCCGACCTAGCCAATCTGAACCCTGAGTCTTGGACAGCCAAGACTCGACCCGAGACAGTGGCATATGTGGATCTGGCTAATGCTAAAGAAAACGTGATTGCAGAGATCGCGGACTATCGCTTTGATGATGCTCCAAGTCGAGCGCGTCGCGTTCTGCGTGACGGTGACACAATTATTGGCACTGTGCGTCCCGGGAATAGGTCGTTCGCTTTTATTGCCAACGCAGCAAAGAATTTTACGGGTAGTACCGGGTTCGCAGTTTTACGACCGAAAAGCAGTGAGAGCATGGAGTTTGTCTACTTGGCGGCAACTTCGGACGCCAATATTGAATACTTAACTCATATTGCAGATGGTGGTGCCTACCCAGCTATACGGCCAGAGGTAGTGGCTGGTCTGGCTACGACGATTCCACCTACTCAGATCCTGCTTGCATTCCATCAGATCGCTAAACCGCTGTTTGCAAGTCTTGCGGGAAATCATGAACAGGCCCAAACCCTCACCCAACTCCGCGACACCCTTTTGTCCCGCTTGATCTCCGGCCAGCTGCGCCTGCCAGAAGCTGAGCGTGTCGTTGAGGCGGTGTTGGCATGAGCTCATCCGCAACCGTAATCGATCTGCTCGATGCCGTGCGTATTCGCACTGCCTCTCTGGCCGAGGCGAAGCGACGTTATGCCGCTGAGCTCGCGCCGGACTTTAACATGGTAGATCACCTGCGTAATAACGAGGTGGCGCTGTCGCGTTATCTGGGACTGCTGCTGGACGTAAAGGGTACACATGGCCAGGGCGAGTTGTTCTTGCGTGGCCTGCTCCAGTTGCTTGAGCACCCAGGGTTCGAGCCACAGGATCTGCAACGTGTGGAACTTGAGAAGCGCACCCACAGCGGACGTTTTCTGGATATCTACCTTGAGTTTCGCGGCGGGGTCATTGGTATCGAGAACAAGCCATGGGCGGCCGATCAAAACAAGCAGTTAGAGGATTACGCAGGTTTTCTGCAGGCGTCGGCACGCGGTGGGGAATGGCTGCTGGTGTATGCCTGCAACTGGGAGCCCTCCGAGGCCAGTTTGAGCTTAGGTAAACGTGAGCAGCTTGAAGAAGCCGGTAACTTCTTGCGTCTGGATTTTTTGCAGATTGCTGAATGGTTGGAGGAGTCTGCCTGTTTCGCTCGCGCACCGAAGGTGAGGCTATTTGTGGAGGCGCTCAGCGCTTATGTGCGCCAGCAGATTAACGGAGAAATTGATGTGAGCGAGGCGGAGCAAATTAAGGCGGTGATCCTGCAAAAGCCGGAGCACCTGGAGGCTGCGCTGAAGGTGGCGCAGTCGATCGATCAGGTGAAAGCGCAACTGCTGGCTGAGTTCAGGCTCTGGCTGGGACAGGCCTTGGCGACCGAAGGGCTGAGCCTGGTGTGGGATGACAAGGAGCTTGCCAGCGGGCGGGCTTGCGCGGGTTTTGGCGTGAAACTGAATGCCGAGCACCGCTCGCATCTGCGTTTTGAATTTGGGGGCGCCCGGTTGAGCTCGCTGGAGTGGGGTATACGTCTCGACAGCGCTGATATCGAACTCAATACCGCCAACGTTGCGGTAATAGTCAGGGCAATGGATAAAGCGTTTGGCACAGGCAATAGCAGCTTACCTTGGTGGCCATGGTACCCCGGCACTGGCAGCGTCGATCATGTATTGGTTGAGGCTGAGCGCAACTGGTCAGTTTCCGCCGAGCCCTGGCTGCGCATTAGCGACAAGACCGAGCACGGGTTTGTTCGCCGAATTGTAACGCTGGCACTAGAGGTCAGGGCTGCTCTGGCTGATGTGGATCACGCTATGCGTTGATCTGGCTGAGCGCTAGAAGTGGGAAGCTGAGTAGAGCCCAAAGAGGCTCACCGCTATTGATAAGGAAGGCTAGGGCAAATGGATACTTCGACGTTATTGAGTTTGTGGAGCAATGCCGAGCCAGCGCAAAAATTTGCCCCGACCGTAGTGTTTGGTTTGGTGGGTATATTTTCTCTGCTGTATCTCGTGCACTACTTCTTCCGATCATTCTGGCTTAGCGGCCGACTGAAAAAACTGACGAAGACAATCGAGGCTGCCGGAGAGATTGCTCCCGCGCAGCGTCGCAAGGAGCTGGAGCAACTGTTCAAAGGGCATGCCTTTGAGCATGTGTGGCGCGAGTATTCAGAGACCCTGCACAACCAGTACGAACTGCGCGACGGCGAGCAACGTTTGCTGCGCTCGCGGGCGACGGCAGGCGCGTCGAGCTTCTTTACGGCTCAGAACATGGTGGAAACACCGCTGGTTACTGAGTTTTACAAACACTTGCCGGGCATTCTGACTGGTATCGGTATCGTCGGTACCTTCTGGGGTTTGATGCTGGGCTTGCAGCATTTCGACCCGAGCACGCCTGAGCAGGTCAATGCCAGCGTTGATAAGTTGCTCAAGGATGTGCTGTTTGCATTTCTGGGGTCGCTCGTCTCCATTCTGGCCTCTATTGCTGTCACCTTGACCGAGAAGTGGCGGCTGGGGCGTTGCTATCAGCGCTTGGAAGGCCTGAACGAGACCATCGACGGCCTGTTCGACAGCGGCGTAGGCGAGGAGTACTTGGCCGAACTGGTGAAGTCGAGCAACGAAAGCTCGATTCAGACCCGCCAGCTCAAGGACAGTCTGGTTACCGATCTGCGTGAGATGCTGCAAAACCTGGTGGATACCCAGGTACGTGAGAGCCTCAAGCTGGCCGACACCTTATCTGCCAGCTATCGCGATTCTGGCCAGGTACTGGCGGAGCAGATTGGTGGGGCCATCGAAAGCAGCTTGAAGGCACCGTTGGAGCAAATTGCTGGTGCCGTGCAGTCGGCGAGCGGTGATCAGAGTGGCCAGGTGCAGAACCTGCTGACAGATGTACTCACTGCTTTTATGAGCAAGCTGGAAAGTACTTTCGGTCAGCAATTCAATGGTCTGCACGAAATGCTTGGTCAGTCGGTTACGGCCATGCAGGCCATGCAGCAGGGCTTCAACAGTTTGGTTGAAGATATGCGTTCTGCTGGCGAATCCTCCTCACAGAACAGCGCCAAGATGATCGCTCAACTACTGGCCGACATGCAGGCTGGGCAGAACAGCATGCAAGCGGGCATGAACGAAATGCTGGCCAATCTACAGACTTCTATTGCGCGTATTGGCAGCGAGGGTGAAGGCGCTGGCGAGCGTATGGCCAAACAGTTAGAGAAGCTGTTTGCCGACAGCGAAGCACGCCAGCAGGCTATGGCGGAAAATCTGCAGGCTTTTGTCGAGTCGATGCAGCAAAGCATGGGCCAGGGCCAGCAGGAGACGATGGCCAAGATTGCCAGCTCTGTCGAAGTGTTGGGCGAGCAGTTGGGTGGCTTGTTCACGCAGCTTGAGCAAAATCGCGCGCAGATGGATCAGGCGAGCAAGGTGGCACAAGTTGAGCTGCACCAGGGCACCCGCGAAATGCTCGGTGGGCTAGAGAAGCAGGTCGAAGACCTACTGAATGCGGTGGCCGAGCAAAACGGGGCGATGCACGACACCGTCAAGCTCTTGAGTGCGCAAACCGAGCAGCATCTGCACAGCATGCAGCAGGGGGCCGACAAGATGCGCTTGGCGGCTGAGCGTTTTGATACTGCCGGGCAGAGTGTTACCAAGGCGGGTGAGGCAACAGCTGGTGTGCTGGGCGCTATGCAAGGCACCAGTGCCGAGTTGGCCGGTGCCTCACGTGAGTTGAACAGCGTGGTTGCGGACTATCGCAATAACCGTGAGGCGGTTAATCAGACGCTGGCTATGCTACAGGGCTTGGTCGCCAGCACCCAGGGTGAAGCGGCAGGGCGCAGCCAGTACCTGCAGGATCTCAAGCAGCAAGGCGAACGGCTGCAGGCTCTGAACCGTGAGGTAAACGATTACCTGGAGCAGATTAGTGCGGTGCTTGGCAAAGGCTTTGGCGAATTTACCGAGGGGGTCGATCGCAGCTTGCGGCAAACCTTGGGCGCTTTGGATGCTGAGTTGCACAAAGCCATGACCAGTTTGGCCGGTGGTGTTGAGGGCGTTAGAGAGAGCCTGGATGACTTCAGCGACATCATGGAACGTGTGCAGCGCAAGTGACCGGGAGCTAGTCAATGTTCAACAAATCAGTCACTCCGACTCGCGCACGAGACGAAGGCGAGAAGCCTTTTTGGATCTCCTTCGCTGACTTGATGACAGCGATGATGATTCTGTTCCTGGTGGTCATGGTGGCGTCACTGAGCTCGGTGACTCAGCGTATTCAGCAGGCCGAGCAGGGGGAGAAGCAGCGTGGTAAGGACATCGCCCGGCTGTGTGAGGATTTGCAGCTCAAGGCGAAGAACCGCAACCAGACCATCGTGGTGGATTGCCGAGATAACCGCATAAGCTTCGGCGAAGCGGGCCGCTTTGGACAAAACCAGTATTTCCTCAACGAAAAAGGCCAGCAGGCGTTGCAGGACGTGGTGCCGTTGGTGCTGGATGCCGCCGACAGTGAAGAAGGGCGCAAGTGGCTCAAACAGGTGGTGATCGAGGGCTTTACCGATACCGACGGCTCTTACTTGTATAACCTGCATCTGTCATTGCAGCGTTCGGAGTGGGTGATGTGCAGCTTGCTCGACAGTCGCAGTCCTGTGCAGCAAGGGCTTTCGGTTGAGCGTCAGCAACAAATTCGTTCGATGTTCCTAGCCGGTGGGGTGTCGTTCAACAACGCGAAAGAAAGCAAGGAAGAGAGCCGGCGGGTGGAGCTGCGTATGCAGTTCTTTGGGTTGAAGGATAAGGAGCATGCAACCACTGAAGAGGCACCGGTGTTCGCTACAACGGCACTAGAAAAATGCTCGTTGGAGATGCGCTAGATGAGCCGAGCATTGTCATCGTTGACCTCTGCCATTGCTCAAGGCCTGCAGCGCCAGCACGAGCGCACGGTGGATACCGGTCTTAGCGGGCTGGCTGCCTTGAAACGTGCTGGCGTTGAGTTGGCACGGCGATTTGATCTGGCTGAGAAAGCCTTGGTGCCACCGCGCGAGAAGCGCCTGTTGGCGCTCAATAAGTTCAAGCGAGAACAGCCGCTGACGTCTTTGGAGTGGCGCTTGGTGTTTGCTGGGCTGGCCGACGATGACGAAGTGAGTCTGCCGGTGTTGGAAGACGATCAGCTCTTTGGCCGGGTGCATCAGGAGGTGGTCGGGCGGATCGAGCGACAGACGCTCACTCGACGCGACTGGTTGGCGCTTTGCTTCAGCTACTTCGGCTATGACGAAGACAAGCCCGACGACAATCTCAACTGGTGTCTGCTGCGTGAGGATATCGATCACGGATTTGACGCGGTTAAGCAGCGTTTAGGCCGCGAGAAGGAGTGGATGCGGATCGTGGCCCATTACCGCGAATTGTTTGGTGAGGGGGCTGGATCTCAGTTGGCTGAGGAGATTTTTGAGGGCAAGGTTCATGATCTCTCCGCATT is part of the Pseudomonas sp. ABC1 genome and encodes:
- a CDS encoding class I SAM-dependent DNA methyltransferase; the encoded protein is MTDLALLPQALLAAVPADGSIGNQSLFEQLRGQFSEVSEEQFWAARDALIKQGVLVKGRGRGGSVLRAQAAGGSLAEQTLRKSRASFEPTAAAEASAKYVVEAAASVKKVRAVKVQQATSIEAMEKTLWATADKLRANMDAAEYKHIVLGLIFLKYISDSFAGRRAELERKLTDESDDYYLGDDDPEALNAELEDRDYYREVNVFWVPEVARWESIRAAAKQVDIGKRIDEALAAIEAENPKLKNILDKRYARAQLPDGKLGELVDLISTIGFGDDAGKARDLLGQVYEYFLGQFASAEGKKGGQFYTPASIVKTLVAVLNPHHGKVYDPCCGSGGMFVQSEKFIEAHGGKLGDVSIYGQESNPTTWRLAAMNLAIRGIDFNLGKEPADTFIRNQHSDLRADFVLANPPFNISDWWHGSLEGDPRWVYGTPPQGNANYAWLQHMLCHLKPSGRAGIVLANGSMSSSQNSEGEIRRAMVEADVVEVMVALPGQLFFNTTIPACLWFLAKDKRHALSTGGIDRSGQVLFIDARKLGTNVSRVQIELTDADIERIASTVAAWRGEALDEEGQVGEYSDIPGFCRSVTLNEVAEHSHVLTPGRYVGAEEVEDDDEAFAEKMQRLTKQLGEQMHKGAELDQLIRQKLGGLGYEF
- a CDS encoding restriction endonuclease subunit S, producing the protein MSSDWRCISLKDAVEFIVDNRGRTAPIVEKGIALIATNCVNNKYLYPQKLNLRYVGQQIYDTWFRAHPKPGDIILTNKGSQNGAVCLVPNPVDFCIAQDMVALRADAKKLYPLYLFAALRSDLVQQRIRALNVDAVIPHLKKTDFDKLLIPLPGSEIQRWVGDCYFQLSSRIELLRETNATLEAIAQALFKSWFVDFDPVRAKAEGRQPEGMDATSTALFPDSFEESELGLVPKGWACGALSDLANLNPESWTAKTRPETVAYVDLANAKENVIAEIADYRFDDAPSRARRVLRDGDTIIGTVRPGNRSFAFIANAAKNFTGSTGFAVLRPKSSESMEFVYLAATSDANIEYLTHIADGGAYPAIRPEVVAGLATTIPPTQILLAFHQIAKPLFASLAGNHEQAQTLTQLRDTLLSRLISGQLRLPEAERVVEAVLA
- a CDS encoding PD-(D/E)XK nuclease family protein — its product is MSSSATVIDLLDAVRIRTASLAEAKRRYAAELAPDFNMVDHLRNNEVALSRYLGLLLDVKGTHGQGELFLRGLLQLLEHPGFEPQDLQRVELEKRTHSGRFLDIYLEFRGGVIGIENKPWAADQNKQLEDYAGFLQASARGGEWLLVYACNWEPSEASLSLGKREQLEEAGNFLRLDFLQIAEWLEESACFARAPKVRLFVEALSAYVRQQINGEIDVSEAEQIKAVILQKPEHLEAALKVAQSIDQVKAQLLAEFRLWLGQALATEGLSLVWDDKELASGRACAGFGVKLNAEHRSHLRFEFGGARLSSLEWGIRLDSADIELNTANVAVIVRAMDKAFGTGNSSLPWWPWYPGTGSVDHVLVEAERNWSVSAEPWLRISDKTEHGFVRRIVTLALEVRAALADVDHAMR